CAGCAATACCCACAAAATCCATTATATCGAGCATATTGTGGATCAGTAACCACCATGCAAGCCAAAAATGCATGGTTTCCAATGACAACGAACTTACTAAACAAATGCTATTAAATCTAACCAATTATTTAATACACATCACCTGCAAATTGCTTTTCTTGATATTCAAATGCCGGGTATTAATGGGCTTGAAGTTGCACGCCGTATCACCTCTGAATGTCATGTAGTATTTATTACGGCTTTTGAACAATATGCGATCGAAGCCTTTGAACAGGCCGCGATTGACTATTTGCTTAAGCCAATAACTAATGAACGTTTAGCTACTACTGTTGCCCGATTAAAACAGCAGCTTTTGCAAACACCTCATGATATACACAATGTACTTGATAGCTTAATCCAACAATTAAAACATCATCAACATATAGTGAATGTAAGCCGCAGCTACACTAGTCGCTTTAAACAAATGTAGCTATTATTAAGTATAGATGTTGTTTATTGGTAGCAAACAAAACGCCGCGCGTCTGCTGCTGATGGTAAAGTATAAATACCTTGCTCGCTGTTCTGCGTAACCCCTATACCATTTGGCACAAAAATACGACCGTGCGTACCTGGCTGGCCATTTGCGCCGCCACCACCGCCACCGCCGCAGGCCATAAAAGCGCTCTCATTTTTTTCGAAAGCTTGTGTTGCACTACCACCAACAACACCGCCGCTGGCGCCACCATTAATAACAGTTACTTTTTGTTCACTCCATTGCGGGCAACTGCCAGCGCCACCCGCACCACCATTGCCACCTTCTCCACCACTAACTGAAATATTTAAATTACTAAGTGTTTGATTAGATAAAATAATAACTGTACCGCCACCAGCTCCAGCAGCACCAGCACCGCCACCACCGCCGCCATAACCTTCCCAGCAGTCTCTCTTTGCGTCTATTGCACGACCAGATTGACCATTACCACCTTTGCCACCATCACCACCTTTTGAAATAATCGTTGCTTGGCCATTCTCGGCAACCGTAATAGAATTTGCAATTAAGAATATTATGCCGCCACCAGCAGCGCCATCTTCTCCGGCTGTCTCACAGTTGGTATAATAAATGATATCTACATAATCGCCGTTTTTATCCCCTTTGAGCTTTGGTTCTTGATCACCTACTAAATAAATATTGTCCGGTGATCCACCATTACTTAATCCACCCGCACCACCATAACCCCAATAGCTTTTGTATGACGCGTCACTTGTTGTCTCAGTGTGGTAATCTTTTGATGCTGAGCAACCACCGCTAGCACCAGCAGCACTACCAGTACCGAATAAAAGACGTTTGGCTTCGTTTTCTATGGGCGCCCCCTTGGGACTTACTGGGCAACCTCCACCACCAGCGCCTTCTTGTCTCCAAATACCACCACCATAAAAGCCATTACCACCATTGCCGGCACCCTTTCCTCCTGCACCTGCTCCAAGTATCTCTGAAGGAGTAGTACAATTCATGCTGCCACAACCACCACCGCCACCACCGCCACCACCACCACAAAAGCCTTCAGCCGCTTGCAGATATCCGCCAGATGCGCCACCACCAGCACCAGTGCCTACTGGTGATTCTCCTGCATATGGAGAATTTTTAGCATAATCATAAATAATACTACTATCAGATGCTTGCCCTCCCTTACCCCCGTTACCATCAGTACCTATTGTAAGTTTACCACGATAGGTTTCAGGCCCATAAGCACCACCTGCAACTCCCCCACTAAACCCACTAGTTGACATATTAATTTGAGCACCATTACCCAACGTTATTGTATTGGCGCTCAGTGCTAACACTCCACCGATTTTCAAAGAGCTATCCCACGCTGGTGCCACCAATTGTACCCCCTCTTCGATTAAAACATTCTTATGTTCTTGAAACTTAACTAATTGATGCGCATAGGCTACTCCATTTGGGTAGCTATTTCGTGGGGGATCTTTGAGAGTTATGGTATTGCCACTAACCGCTTTAATTTCGTGAACCTCCCACTGACCTGCAAGATTTGATTCCGTAGTGTTATATTTATGTACCATCGTG
This DNA window, taken from Deltaproteobacteria bacterium, encodes the following:
- a CDS encoding DUF4215 domain-containing protein, with amino-acid sequence MNAKIYYNYIVECFWHHTLKIIIIFVAPLAVTSCQNKDVGVYDRPCQNGQCIEGFICRPFDNICVPKVKSVDGSCSPVGAFLPCIDGDDLCEHGCRICESNGSWSKCQAPTCGELGTPENCSVCGDNCVAKVKNAESICVGNEANTAFFCDYNSEVGCKDSYVDLDTLHSNGCECLAAATESCDGLDNDCDGVVPDNEIDHDGDGYVQCITWTGNDPKINGGGDCMPYNQYIHPNAATGSGCSKNDGWSCIYNGAACTPICGDNILLSVEKCEDNNDQSGDGCYQCQVEDGWICSAINDCKPNCGDGKIIADEKCDVGNYTTEGCVDCQVVSGWACGGEPSFCNPLRKCALGDLTVDANNTDNNPLPVKSIKVIEANPSDDGFYTVVNVTWNDKAAATDFSPNDVVLLITMVHKYNTTESNLAGQWEVHEIKAVSGNTITLKDPPRNSYPNGVAYAHQLVKFQEHKNVLIEEGVQLVAPAWDSSLKIGGVLALSANTITLGNGAQINMSTSGFSGGVAGGAYGPETYRGKLTIGTDGNGGKGGQASDSSIIYDYAKNSPYAGESPVGTGAGGGASGGYLQAAEGFCGGGGGGGGGGCGSMNCTTPSEILGAGAGGKGAGNGGNGFYGGGIWRQEGAGGGGCPVSPKGAPIENEAKRLLFGTGSAAGASGGCSASKDYHTETTSDASYKSYWGYGGAGGLSNGGSPDNIYLVGDQEPKLKGDKNGDYVDIIYYTNCETAGEDGAAGGGIIFLIANSITVAENGQATIISKGGDGGKGGNGQSGRAIDAKRDCWEGYGGGGGGAGAAGAGGGTVIILSNQTLSNLNISVSGGEGGNGGAGGAGSCPQWSEQKVTVINGGASGGVVGGSATQAFEKNESAFMACGGGGGGGANGQPGTHGRIFVPNGIGVTQNSEQGIYTLPSAADARRFVCYQ
- a CDS encoding response regulator, giving the protein MKSNQLFNTHHLQIAFLDIQMPGINGLEVARRITSECHVVFITAFEQYAIEAFEQAAIDYLLKPITNERLATTVARLKQQLLQTPHDIHNVLDSLIQQLKHHQHIVNVSRSYTSRFKQM